Below is a genomic region from Streptococcus salivarius.
TGCCATCGTTCGTGACGCTAAAGTCTTCCTCATGGACGAACCTCTCTCAAACTTGGATGCTAAACTTCGTGTGTCAATGCGTGCTGAAATCGCTAAAATCCACCAACGTATCGGTTCAACAACAATCTATGTTACTCACGACCAAACTGAAGCTATGACCTTGGCTGACCGTATCGTCATCATGAGTTCAACAAAAAATCCTGATGGTTCAGGAACAATCGGACGTGTGGAACAAATCGGTACACCTCAAGAACTTTATAACACTCCAGCTAATAAATTTGTAGCCGGCTTCATCGGTAGCCCTGCTATGAACTTCTTCGAAGTCACTGTTCACGACGATAAGATTGTGACTGATAGTGGGTTTGAGCTTGAAGTACCACTTGGTCAACTTAAAATTTTGAAAGACAAAGGTTACCTTGGTAAGAAAGTCATCTTTGGTATCCGTCCAGAGGATGTTACCAGTGAACTTGTTGCTCGTGAAGCCTATCCAAATGCTACAGTAGAAGCAGAAGTGAATGTCGCTGAACTCCTCGGAGCTGAAACGATGCTCTACGTCAAAATCGGTCATGATGAGTTCGCAGCCCGTGTTGATGCTCGTGACTTCCACAATCCAGGCGAAAAAGTTACCTTGACATTCAATGTTGCTAAAGGACACTTCTTCGATGTAACTACTGAAAAAGCTATTCGATAAAACTGTTTGAAAATTGTCCTCTGATAGAGTAAAAATGTCCTGACGATTGTCCAAGGCAAACTATCAGGTGGCAATTTTCTTTGAAAACTGATATAAGGAGACAAGTATGTATGATTTAGAAAAACCTTTACCTTTGGGAGAAAAAGCAATTGATGTGCTTACAGTGGGCGAGGTTTTAGTAGACATGATTGATCTTGAAGGGAGTTATCATCCTTTCTTTGGAGGCTCCCCTGCTAATATCGCCATGAACGTCAAAGCCTTAGGGGGACGCTCAGCTTTGGTAGCTGCTGTGGGTAAAGATCGTATGGGCGAGTTTTTGAAAGAGACTATCAAACAGCGTGGCCTAACCGATGGCATTATTCAGGAAAACAAGGCATCTACCAGTATGGTTTTGGTCAATAAAACGACTGGCACACCGATTCCTATCTTTTATCGTGGTGCTGATTACCAGCTAGATTACACTAACGAATTGAAAGAACTGGCTTCTGAAAGCAAGATTCTTCATTTCTCATCTTGGCCAATTTCTCAAGAGCACTCTCGTCAAACCATTGAAAGTTTGATTGAACAAGCCAAAGCAGAAGGAACATTGATTTCCTTTGATCCCAACTATCATCCTGGTCTCTGGCAAGAAGGACATGATGGCGTTGACTACATAAAAGAGTTGATTAAATATGTAGATATTATCAAACCTTCTGAAGATGATGCCGAACGCATTTTTGGACCTGACACTGTTGACAATCAAATCAAGAAATTCCTGGATTTGGGTGCTAAACTGGTCGTCATGACACTTGGCAAAGATGGTCTAGTTGTTGCTAATAAAGAGCAAATGGTTCGTAGAAAAACCAAAGCTACAAAAGTTGTAGATGCGACAGGTGCTGGCGATGCTTTCTGGTCAGGGTTCTACACAGGGCTTTGTAAAGGAAAAACAATTCTAGAAGCTGTAGACGATGGCAGTCGTACCTCAGCCTATAAATTACAGTATGTTGGAGCAGTCGTTGAATTGCCAACATTGGAAAAATTGGAGGATGTATTCAATGGTTAAAAATAAGGTACAACTCATTACCTATCCAGACTCACTAGGTGGAAATTTAAAAGCACTCAAATCAAATCTAGATACTTACTTTCCAAACCTTTTTGAAGGTGGAATCCACATTCTGCCACCCTACCCTTCTTCAGGGGACCGTGGTTTTGCACCACTAACCTATTTTGAAATCGATCCTCAGTTTGGTGACTGGGAGGATGTGAGAAATCTAGCAGAGGATTACGATATTCTTCTTGATATCATGGTTAACCACATTTCTCAAAAATCTCCATATTTCCAAGATTTCTTGAAAAATGGCCGTGATTCTCAATATGCTGATTATTTCTTGACGCTTGAAAAAATCTGGGAAGATGGTGTGCCAGTTCAATCTGATATTGATCAAATGTTCTTGCGTCGCAAAGTACCGTATTCAGAGTTCATTATTGAAAAGACTGGTGAAGTAGAAAAAGTTTGGACAACTTTTGGTAAAACAACCCCATCTGAACAAATTGACTTGGATGTACACTCAGAGCAAGTAAAACAACTGTTTGTCGATATTTTTAAACATTTCCATGATAATGGGGTTAAGATTATTCGACTAGATGCTGTCGGCTATGTTTTGAAAAAACTTGGAACATCATGTTTCTTTGTAGAGCCTGATATCTATGATTTCCTTTACTGGATTCTTGATGTGGCAAAATCTTACGATATTGCCCTCTTACCAGAGGTGCACGCCCATTATTCTATTCAATACAAATTGGCAGAGCATGGTTGCTGGATTTATGACTTTATCTTGCCGTACCGTATTTTTGAGGCTCTTAGTAATGAAGAATCTAAGTTCCTTGTTGATTATCTTCAAACACGTCCACATGGTCAATTTACGATGCTTGATTGCCATGATGGCCTTCCGGTAAAACCAGACTTAGATGGACTTATCGATAGTAAAGATGCTCGTAAGTTGGTTGACTTGGCTTTGAATCGAGGTGCTAACCTCAGTCTTATCGTATCGGATGAGCATAAGGATGAGGATGGTTTTGATGTCCATCAAATTCGCTCAACGATTTATTCTCTCTTTGGTGAAGATGATGATACTTATCTCGCTGCACGCGCTCTACAAGTCTTCACACCAGGTATTCCACAAATCTACTATGTTGGTTTACTTGCTGGTAAGAACGATATTGAAGCAGTTGAAGCACGAGGTGATGGTCGTGAAATCAACCGCCATAATTTTGATGAAAAAGAAATCGCAGCAGCGGCAGAAACTGAAGTGGTTAAACGTTTAGTTAACCTTATCCGCTTCCGAAATCAACACCCAGCCTTTGAAGGTGATTTCACTGCTCAAGCTTCAAGTCCAACCGAATTGGTTCTCTCTTGGGAAAATGGTACTGAACGTGCAAGTTTAACTATTGACTTGAAAGCTAAAACTGGACGTGTGGCTTACACGGAAGATGGTCAGGAAAAAGTCTTCACAATTTAATTATGTTATCTTTGTTATCGATTATTGATAACAGATATATGAAAGTTCTCCCTTATCTCCAGGAGAACTTTTTCAAAATAAAAAACGAAAACGCTTGCACAAATAGATAAGAAGCGTAAAATAAAACTAGCAATGAAAAATGCTTACCTTAACTCAAGAAAGTTAATCTGAAAAGTAAGCAATTAAAAAAATAATGAATGATTTTCGAAAGGAAGACAAGTATGCAAAAACACTGGTGGCATAAAGCTACGATTTATCAAATTTACCCTAAATCATTCATGGATTCCAATGGTGATGGTATCGGTGATCTCAGGGGGATTACAAGTAAACTAGATTATCTTCAAAGACTCGGAATCACAGCCCTATGGCTTTCGCCTGTCTATGATAGTCCAATGGATGACAATGGCTATGATATCGCTAACTATGAGGCTATTGCAGATATTTTTGGAGACATGAGTGACATGGATGAGCTTTTGGCGGAAGCTAAGAAGCGTGATATTCAAATTGTTATGGACTTGGTGGTTAACCATACCTCTGATGAGCACGCTTGGTTTATTGAAGCGCGTGAAAATCCAGAAAGTCCTGAACGAGATTTCTACATCTGGCGAGATAAACCTAATGAGTTAGTATCTATCTTTAGTGGCTCTGCTTGGGAATATGATGAGACCTCAGGCCAATATTATCTGCATTTCTTTAGTAAGAAACAGCCAGACCTCAATTGGGAAAATCCACAGTTGCGCCAGAAAGTTTATGACATGATGAATTTCTGGATTGATAAGGGAATCGGTGGTTTCCGCATGGATGTGATTGATATGATTGGTAAGATTCCAGATCAACTGATTGATACAAACGGTCCAAGGCTTCACGATTACATCAAGGAAATGAACCAGGCGAGTTTTGGCAAGCATGACCTTCTAACCGTTGGTGAAACCTGGGGAGCGACACCTGAAATTGCTAAACAGTATTCAAATCCTGATAATCAAGAACTTTCAATGATTTTCCAGTTTGAACATATTGGACTTCAGCATAAGCCAGATAGCCCTAAATGGGAGTATGAGAGGGAGTTGGATGTTTCAGCACTTAAGGCTATTTTCAATAAATGGCAAACTGAGTTAGAGTTGGGACAAGGGTGGAACTCATTATTTTGGAATAATCATGATCTACCTCGTATTCTTTCAATGTGGGGAGATACTGGTGTTTATCGTGAGAAGTCAGCCAAGGCCTTAGCTATCCTTCTTCATCTCATGAGGGGAACACCTTACATTTATCAAGGTGAAGAAATCGGCATGACCAACTATCCTTTTAGAACTTTGGAAGAATTGAATGACATTGAATCTCTCAACTATGCCAAAGAAGCTCTCGAAAAAGGGGCATCACTAGAAAGAGTCATGGACCAAATTCGTCAGGTGGGTCGTGACAACGCTCGAACACCAATGCAATGGGATGCGTCTAAAAATGCTGGATTTAGCACATCGGATAAGACTTGGCTACCTGTTAATCCGAACTATAAGGACATAAATGTTGAGTCAGCCCTCGCCAATCCAGAATCGATTTTCTATACCTATCAGAAGCTCGTTGCGCTTCGTAAAACTCAAGATTGGTTGGTAGATGCTGACTTTGAACTCTTGGAGACAGCTTCAAAAGTATTTGCTTATATTCGTAAGACTAAAGATAGTAGCTATCTGGTTGTAGTCAATTTATCAGACCAAGAACAAGACTTCTGTTATGATTTCGAAAGAGCAGAAGTTGTCATTGCAAATACCGAATTAGAGCCAATTACAGACCAAGGCAAACTCCAAGCCTGGGATGCCATTTGTGTGAAGATGAAATAAAAAGTGGTTGTCAACCTACAGTTGACGACCACTTTTTAGTCTATTGAGTAATCATGGGTTAGTTGGCAGTTGGATTGTCTTTTCCTTCGTACTACCCCTTAAGGTTAACTTCGTACCCAACATGGTAAGAGTTGGAATTTCTCGTGGGGACAAGACTTGCTTATTGAGGACGTCCATGGCAGTTCGCCCCATTTCTTCAGTGTAGACAGTGACACAAGATAGGGGAGGAAATACCTGTTTTGCCATGATTGTATCGTTAAAAGAAATGATTTGAATCTGATCTGGAACAATGAGGCCAGCTTCTTGAAAAGCTTTGAGTGCTCCAATAGCTAAGCTATCACTTGCGGCAAAAAAGGCATCTGGAAGTTTCTCCTCTGTCTCCAGTTTAGCTTTGATAAGTTCATAACCAGATAGCGCACTAAAGTTTCCTGTCAAAATGAGATTAGCGTCGTAAATTCCCTCTTCAATACAAAAATTGCGATAGGCACGCCGACGTGAATCAGGAATAATTTCTTGCAAGTCGGTTGTCTTCTCCTCACCTGTTAAAAGTCCGATTGATTGACACCCTTGTTTTTTTAAATATTGGAGGGCAGTCTGAACAGCATTTTCAAAGTCAGTTGTCACACAAGGATGTCCCTGAAGTAGGGTATCACTATCTACAAAGACCAGTGATTTACCCAATGATTCCAATTCAGTAATCTGTTCACGACTAAACTTTCCGATACAAAGTATACCTATGACTTCTTCAGCGAGACTAAAAGGAATGTCATTGAAATAACGTAGAATCTCGTAGTCGAGTTCCTGAGCCCTTTTTTCAATGCCGAGTCGAATATTATAATAGTAGATGTCATCTAATTCGTCTTCTTCACTGACCCATTGGATAATGGCAATCTGGTGTTTCTCTTTCTTAAAATTACCGCTTTTTTGGTGTCTAGTGTATCCCAATTCATCTGCCGCAGTTAAAATACGGTGCCTGGTTTCTTCAGTAACGGAAAGGCTTTCATCTTGGTTGAGAACACGTGAAACAGTCGCGATTGAGACCTCTGCTAATGAAGCAATGTCTTTTAATGTAGCCATATTGTTCTCCTTTCATCCAAAGTATATCATAAATTCTAAAATTTTACCTATTTTTTACTAAAAAAACAGTAAAAATATTGATTTTCCTTGTGAAAGGGGTTACACTGTTAGTGTAAAAAAGAATAAGCGAGGAAAATTCTATGAAAACAACACAACTAAGAGAAGCTTTTAAAGAAGTCTTTGGAGTAGAAGCAGATCATACTTTCTTTTCACCTGGTCGTATTAATTTGATTGGTGAGCATACGGACTACAACGGTGGTCACGTCTTTCCAGCAGCCATTACCCTAGGTACTTACGGAGCAGCCCGTAAACGTGATGATAAAGTTTTGCGTTTCTTCTCAGGTAACTTTGAAGATAAGGGCATCATCGAAGTACCACTTGAAAATCTTCGTTTTGAAAAAGAACACAACTGGACAAACTATCCAAAAGGTGTTCTTCATTTCTTGCAAGAAGCTGGGCATACAATTGATTCAGGTATGGATATTTACGTTTATGGTAACATTCCAAATGGATCAGGTTTGTCATCATCATCATCTTTGGAATTATTGATTGGTGTTATTGCTGAAAAACTATTTGACCTTAAATTGGAACGCCTTGACTTGGTTAAAATCGGTAAGCAAACGGAAAATGACTTTATCGGCGTAAACTCTGGTATTATGGACCAATTCGCTATTGGTATGGGAGCTGATCAACGTGCGATTTACTTGGATACCAATACTTTAGAGTATGACTTGGTGCCGCTTGACCTTAAAGACAATGTTGTAGTTATCATGAACACTAACAAACGTCGTGAATTGGCAGATTCTAAATACAATGAACGTCGTGCTGAATGTGACACAGCTGTATCTGAACTTCAAGAAAAACTTGATATCCAAACACTTGGTGAATTGGAGCTCTGGACATTTGATGCATACAGCTACTTGATTAAAGATGAAAATCGTATCAAACGTGCCCGTCACGCAGTTCTTGAAAATCAACGTACACTTCAAGCTCGTAAAGCTCTTGAAGCAGGAGATTTGGAAGGCTTTGGTCGTCTTATGAATGCTTCTCACGTATCATTGGAACATGATTACGAAGTTACAGGTCTTGAACTTGATACTTTGGCACACACAGCATGGGAACAAGAAGGTGTTCTTGGAGCTCGTATGACAGGAGCGGGATTTGGTGGATGTGCCATCGCACTTGTAAATAAAGATAAAGTTGAAGATTTCAAAAAAGCAGTTGGTCAACGTTATGAAGAAGTCGTTGGTTATGCACCAAGCTTCTATATTGCTGAAGTAGCTGGTGGTTCACGAGTACTTGATTAATGAGAAAGAAGTAGAGATTATGGCTGAAAATTTAGTAAACGCTTTTGTAACTTTGGTTATTGAAAACAGTGACTATGAGGAATTAGACCGTATCTATTTGACAAACAAAGTTTTTGCTTTGGTTGGAGAGGGAGTTGCTGATGTTGAAACTGAAAGCTCTGAATTGATTGACCTTAAAGACCAGTTGCTTCAAGCAGGTGTTAAAGCTGGTTCTGTAGGTGAACTTAATGAAGAACAAGATATCATCGGTGCTCAACTCATGGACTTGATTACACCAAGCCCTAGTGCTGTCAATCGTAACTTCTGGGATACCTATAAATCAAACCCAGAGCAAGCAATTGCTGACTTTTATGTACAAAGTAAACGAAATGATTATGTAAAAGTTAAAGCTATTGCACAAAACATTGCTTATAAAGCACCTACTAAATACGGTGACTTGGAAATTACGATTAACCTTTCAAAACCTGAAAAAGATCCCAAAGCCATCGCTGCAGCTAAAAATGCGGTAGCTTCTGATTATCCAAAATGCCAACTTTGTATGGAAAATGAAGGTTATCTAGGTCGCATCAATCACCCAGCACGTAGTAATCACCGTGTTATTCGTTTCCAAATGGAAGGAAATGACTGGGGCTTCCAATATTCACCATATGCTTACTTTAATGAACATTCTATCTTCTTTTATGGTAAGCACGAACCAATGCACATCAGTCCATTGACGTTTGGTCGTCTCCTATCAATTGTTGAAGCATTTCCTGGTTACTTCGCAGGTTCAAATGCCGATCTTCCAATTGTAGGTGGTTCAATTCTTACACACGAACACTATCAAGGTGGTCGCCACACTTTCCCAATGGAAGTAGCAGGCATTAAAGAAAAAGTTAGCTTTGATGGATACTCTGATGTTGAAACTGGTATTGTTAATTGGCCTATGTCAGTTCTTCGTTTAAGAAGTGAAGATAAGGAAAGACTTATTGCTCTTGCAACCAAAATTTTAAATTGCTGGCGTGGTTATTCAGACGAAAAAGCTGGAGTCTTAGCTCAGTCTGATGGACACCCTCACCACACCATTACCCCAATTGCTCGTAGAAAAGACGGCAAATTTGAATTGGATTTGGTTCTTCGTGACAATCAAACTTCTGAAGAACATCCAGACGGTATCTACCACCCACATAAAGATGTTCAACATATTAAGAAAGAAAACATTGGTTTGATTGAAGTTATGGGATTGGCCATTCTTCCTCCTCGTTTGAAAACAGAACTTAAAGATGTTGAAGATTATCTATTAGGTCAAGGTAACCAAGTTGCTCCAATTCACCAAGAATGGGCAGATGAACTCAAAGCTCAAAATCCGAATGTTACGGCTGAGGAAGTGACAGAAGTTGTTCGACAATCTGTTGCAGATATCTTTGCTCGTGTACTAGAAGATGCAGGTGTTTATAAGACTAATAGTGAAGGCTTAGATCAGTTTAAAGCATTTGTAGATTTTGTAAATTTAGCTGATTAATTGTTTTTTCTGAAGAAAGGAGATAAGAAATGGCAATTTTAGTATTAGGTGGAGCTGGTTATATCGGTTCTCACATGGTTGATCGCTTAGTTGAAAAAGGTCAAGAAAAAGTAGTAGTAGTAGATAGTTTGGTAACCGGTCACCGTGCTGCCGTACATCCAGATGCTATTTTCTACCAAGGCGATCTCTCTGATCAAGATTTTATGAGAAAGGTCTTCAAAGAAAATCCTGATGTTGATGCCGTTATTCACTTTGCGGCCTATTCATTGGTTGGTGAATCAATGGAAAAACCACTCAAATATTTTGATAACAATACAGCTGGAATGGTTAAATTGCTTGAAGTTATGAACGAATGCGGTGTTAAATACATTGTCTTCTCATCAACAGCAGCAACTTACGGTATCCCAGAAGAAATTCCAATTCTTGAAACAACACCACAAAATCCTATCAACCCATATGGTGAGAGCAAGCTTATGATGGAAACCATTATGAAGTGGTCAGACCAAGCTTACGGCATCAAGTATGTCCCTCTTCGTTACTTTAATGTGGCGGGTGCCAAACCTGATGGTTCTATCGGAGAGGATCACGGTCCTGAAACCCACCTCTTGCCAATTATTCTCCAAGTAGCTCAAGGTGTTCGTGAAAAAATCATGATTTTTGGTGATGACTACAACACTCCTGATGGAACAAATGTTCGTGACTATGTTCACCCATTTGACTTGGCTGATGCTCACCTCCTTGCTGTTGAATATCTTCGTAAAGGTAATGAATCTACAGCCTTTAACTTAGGTTCATCAACAGGTTTCTCAAACCTTCAAATTCTTGAAGCCGCTCGTAAGGTAACTGGTAAAGAAATTCCAGCTGAAAAAGCTGATCGTCGTCCTGGTGATCCTGATACATTGATTGCTTCATCTGAAAAAGCACGTACAGTTCTTGGATGGAAACCACAATTTGATAACATCGAAAAAATCATCGCAAGTGCTTGGGCATGGCATTCTAGCCATCCAAAAGGGTACGATGATCGAGGATAATTAAAATAATAAACAAAGGGTCAAAGAGTATATATAATTATTGTACTCTTTGTTTTTTGAGGAAATAATATGAAAATAAACTGCGAAATTATTGGAAAAGTTGATTCAGGCGATGTCAGTAAAATTTCAATGGAAAATAATAATGGTGTTGTCATTTCCACACTCACAACAGGTGCCACACTTCAGGAGTTTTTGGTTCCAACGGAAACTGGTGCTCTTAAAAATATAGTACTTGGTTTCAGTGATTACGAGGATTACTATAAGAATAATTTATGTGCCTGCCAGTCCATTGGTAGGGTTGCTGGAAGAATTGGGAAAGCTTCGTATACTCATAATATGGTTCTTTATAGCCTTCCTAAGAATGAGGGAGAAAACTGTTTACATGGCGGTCCAAAAGGAATGCAGGTTCAAAATTGGAACTATGTCACAAACCTGAATGATGAATATGTTGAGACAAAATTTATTAGAAGACTTTATTCAAGTGTAGATGGCTTTCCTGGTGATGTTACAGTCTCTATTAGTTATAGACTTAACAATAATAACCGCTTAACAATACTCTTTGAAGCCTTCGATGTTACAGAGTCAACAGTCTTTAATCCGACAAACCATGTTTACTTTAATCTTAGCGACAAACAGGATTTATCAAGTCATGAGTTACAAATCTATTCAGACTATCGTTTAGAGTTGGATTCTGAGTTAATTCCAACAGGACAAAAAATTAATGTAGATGGAACGAATTATGATTTCAGAAAGACAACTGACTTGCTACCTCGAATTGAAGCAAATAATGGTTTTGATGATGCCTTTGTAGTTGGAGGGGAAACTTGTGATCATGTGAAAGAAGTAGCTGTTCTCCATGATAAAGAGAGTGGAGATGGTATCGAAATCTTCTCAAACAGAAATGGTTTAGTTATTTATACTATGGATATTATAGAGGATAATATTTACTTTGCGAGAGATCGAGGAACAATTGCAAAAGGACGAGAAGCTATAGCTATGGAAGCTCAAACACTCCCAGATGCCGTTAATCATACAGATTTTGGAGATATCATCTTGGAGGAGGGTCATAGTGTAAGCTATGAAATCGGTTTCCAATATTTTAATTCATCAAAATAACCATATTTTAGTAAAAGTTTAGTAAAAAACCACTAAAACTATTGACGATTTAAACTAATACTTATATAATGTAAGCGTATTCAAAAAACAACTAACAGGAGGTTTTCGTAATGGGAAAATCTAAAGGTCAAATGAAGTCTCGTCTATCCTATTCAGCTGGTGCTTTTGGTAACGACGTCTTCTATGCAACGTTGTCAACATACTTTATCATGTTTGTGACAACTCACTTGTTTAACACAGGTGATCCAAAGCAAAATAGTCACTACGTACTATTAATTACTAACATCATCGCTATTTTGCGTATCTTGGAAGTATTTATCGATCCATTGATCGGTAACATGATTGATAACACTCATACTAAGTATGGTAAATTCAAACCATGGGTAGTTGGTGGTGGTATCATCAGTTCTATCGCCTTGTTGCTTCTCTTCACCGATTTAGGTGGTTTGAATAAAACAAATCCTTTCTTGTACCTTGTACTTTTCGGAATTATCTACCTTGTAATGGATGTCTTCTACTCAATTAAAGATATCGGTTTCTGGTCAATGATTCCTGCCTTGTCTCTTGACAGTCATGAACGTGAAAAAATGGCAACTTTTGCCCGTATTGGTTCTACGATTGGTGCCAATATTGTAGGTGTTGCCATCATGCCAATCGTTTTGTTCTTCTCTATGACGAACAGTAGTGGTTCTGGAGATAAATCTGGATGGTTCTGGTTTGCATTTATCGTTGCTCTCATTGGTGTGATTACATCAATTGCTGTTGGTATTGGTACACGTGAAGTTGAGTCAAAACTTCGTGATAACAAAGAAAAAACTAGCCTTAAACAAGTCTTTAAAGTTCTTGGTAAAAACGACCAATTGATGTGGTTGTCTCTCGGATATTGGTTCTATGGTCTTGGTATTAATACACTTAATGCTCTTCAACTTTTTTACTTCACATTTATCCTTGGTGATCCAGGGAAATATTCAATCCTTTACGGATTGAATACAGTTGTTGGTTTGGTTTCAGTTTCACTCTTCCCTAGCCTAGCTGGTAAATTCAACCGTAAACGTTTGTTCTATGGATGTATTGCAGTAATGCTCGGTGGTATCGGAATCTTTAGTATTGCAGGAACATCACTTCCAATGATCTTGACTGCTGCTGAACTCTTCTTTATTCCACAACCTCTTGTGTTCCTTGTTATCCTCATGATTATCTCTGACTCAGTAGAATATGGTCAATGGAAATTGGGACACCGTGATGAATCACTTACTTTGTCAGTTCGTCCACTTGTTGATAAACTTGGTGGTGCGATGTCAAACTGGCTTGTTTCTACAATTGCCGTAGCTGCTGGTATGACAACAGGTGCCTCAGCATCAACAATTACAACACATCAACAGTCTATCTTTAAGCTTAGCATGTTTGGTTTTCCAGCAGCAGCAATGCTTATCGGAGCCTTCATTATTGCTCGTAAAATCACTTTGACTGAAGCACGTCACGCTGAAATTGTTGAAGAATTGGAACATCGCTTTAGCGTAGCAACTTCTGAAAATGAAGTTAAAGCTAACGTCGTATCTCTTGTAAACCCTACAACTGGCCATTTGGTTGACCTCTCAAGTGTTAATGATGAA
It encodes:
- a CDS encoding PTS sugar transporter subunit IIA; amino-acid sequence: MGKSKGQMKSRLSYSAGAFGNDVFYATLSTYFIMFVTTHLFNTGDPKQNSHYVLLITNIIAILRILEVFIDPLIGNMIDNTHTKYGKFKPWVVGGGIISSIALLLLFTDLGGLNKTNPFLYLVLFGIIYLVMDVFYSIKDIGFWSMIPALSLDSHEREKMATFARIGSTIGANIVGVAIMPIVLFFSMTNSSGSGDKSGWFWFAFIVALIGVITSIAVGIGTREVESKLRDNKEKTSLKQVFKVLGKNDQLMWLSLGYWFYGLGINTLNALQLFYFTFILGDPGKYSILYGLNTVVGLVSVSLFPSLAGKFNRKRLFYGCIAVMLGGIGIFSIAGTSLPMILTAAELFFIPQPLVFLVILMIISDSVEYGQWKLGHRDESLTLSVRPLVDKLGGAMSNWLVSTIAVAAGMTTGASASTITTHQQSIFKLSMFGFPAAAMLIGAFIIARKITLTEARHAEIVEELEHRFSVATSENEVKANVVSLVNPTTGHLVDLSSVNDEHFASGSMGKGFAIKPTDGAVFAPISGTIRQVLPTRHAVGIESEDGVIVLIHVGIGTVKLKGEGFISYVEQGDRVEVGQKLLEFWSPIIEKNGLDDTVLVTVTNSEKFSAFHLEQEVGEKVEALSEVITFKKGE
- a CDS encoding galactose mutarotase — protein: MKINCEIIGKVDSGDVSKISMENNNGVVISTLTTGATLQEFLVPTETGALKNIVLGFSDYEDYYKNNLCACQSIGRVAGRIGKASYTHNMVLYSLPKNEGENCLHGGPKGMQVQNWNYVTNLNDEYVETKFIRRLYSSVDGFPGDVTVSISYRLNNNNRLTILFEAFDVTESTVFNPTNHVYFNLSDKQDLSSHELQIYSDYRLELDSELIPTGQKINVDGTNYDFRKTTDLLPRIEANNGFDDAFVVGGETCDHVKEVAVLHDKESGDGIEIFSNRNGLVIYTMDIIEDNIYFARDRGTIAKGREAIAMEAQTLPDAVNHTDFGDIILEEGHSVSYEIGFQYFNSSK
- the galE gene encoding UDP-glucose 4-epimerase GalE; translated protein: MAILVLGGAGYIGSHMVDRLVEKGQEKVVVVDSLVTGHRAAVHPDAIFYQGDLSDQDFMRKVFKENPDVDAVIHFAAYSLVGESMEKPLKYFDNNTAGMVKLLEVMNECGVKYIVFSSTAATYGIPEEIPILETTPQNPINPYGESKLMMETIMKWSDQAYGIKYVPLRYFNVAGAKPDGSIGEDHGPETHLLPIILQVAQGVREKIMIFGDDYNTPDGTNVRDYVHPFDLADAHLLAVEYLRKGNESTAFNLGSSTGFSNLQILEAARKVTGKEIPAEKADRRPGDPDTLIASSEKARTVLGWKPQFDNIEKIIASAWAWHSSHPKGYDDRG